The DNA segment ATGTATCAGCTTGATGAGCACCCATTTCATGGCGTTTGCTGTGCCTGGTGCGCGCGCTTGGCCAATTTGCACCAGAGCTTGTTGAGCAGCTTCGCCAGGGCGGCCTTGTCCAGGTTCGCGACCCCGGGGCGGGCCAATACTACAGTATCGAGCGCCGGCAGCTGGTGTTGCTGCAAGCGGAAAGTCTCCCGGCTAATACGCTTGATCTGATTGCGGTCAGTGGCCTTGCGGACATGTTTCTTCGAGATCACCAGGCCGAGACGCGGGTGTTCCAGTGCATTGGGACGGGCGAGAATTAACAGGTGCGGATGCGCTGAGCGCACGAGGG comes from the Microbulbifer sp. MI-G genome and includes:
- the rnpA gene encoding ribonuclease P protein component, which translates into the protein MQQARSDFGFAKALRLLNAAQYRQVFNETLVRSAHPHLLILARPNALEHPRLGLVISKKHVRKATDRNQIKRISRETFRLQQHQLPALDTVVLARPGVANLDKAALAKLLNKLWCKLAKRAHQAQQTP